The Leadbettera azotonutricia ZAS-9 genome has a window encoding:
- a CDS encoding trans-sulfuration enzyme family protein yields the protein MKFGTLLIHNGHETDAGTGALGVPVYQTSTFLRRDMSKGPDSQEYDYSRGGNPTRKALEDVIAALENGARGFAFGSGMGAISSVIGMLSTGDHIIASEDIYGGSVFVLENFYKRWGLEVSLVDAADPDQVRKAIKPNTKAVYLETPSNPLLKITDLKACIKIAREAGLLAIVDNTFMTPYLQRPLDLGADIVVHSATKFLGGHSDVILGLAVTRTEELGKKLYPVQNSYGAIPGPWDEWLVIRGIKTLKVRLEAAQNTAKILADWLVKHPKVTDVYYPGLPNHPGRAIHEAQASGPGAMLAFKTQTEEQALAFYKRVRLAAAAPSLGGVETIASRPVTMSHVAMSAEKRERLGVTSTLIRIAFGLEDPEDLIGDFDQALREE from the coding sequence ATGAAATTTGGCACGCTGCTGATCCATAACGGGCACGAAACCGATGCCGGAACCGGGGCTCTGGGGGTTCCGGTTTATCAGACATCTACGTTTTTGCGCCGGGATATGTCCAAAGGGCCTGACAGCCAGGAGTACGACTATTCCCGGGGGGGCAACCCCACAAGAAAAGCTCTGGAAGATGTCATCGCCGCCCTGGAAAACGGGGCGCGGGGTTTCGCCTTCGGAAGCGGCATGGGGGCCATATCTTCGGTTATCGGCATGCTCTCGACGGGCGATCACATCATCGCATCTGAGGATATTTACGGCGGCAGTGTGTTCGTGCTGGAAAATTTTTACAAACGCTGGGGCCTGGAAGTAAGCCTGGTGGATGCCGCCGACCCTGACCAGGTGAGGAAGGCCATAAAGCCGAACACCAAGGCGGTCTACCTTGAGACGCCTTCGAACCCCCTGCTTAAAATTACAGACCTCAAAGCTTGCATAAAGATCGCCCGGGAAGCCGGTCTTCTGGCCATCGTGGACAATACCTTTATGACCCCCTATCTCCAGCGGCCCCTGGATCTGGGAGCAGATATCGTGGTCCATTCGGCTACAAAATTTCTGGGCGGCCACAGCGACGTAATTCTCGGCCTGGCCGTTACCCGGACGGAGGAACTGGGGAAAAAGCTCTATCCCGTGCAGAACAGCTACGGCGCTATCCCCGGCCCCTGGGATGAGTGGCTGGTGATACGCGGCATAAAGACCTTAAAAGTGCGTCTCGAAGCAGCCCAGAACACGGCGAAAATCCTGGCTGACTGGTTGGTCAAACATCCCAAGGTGACGGATGTTTATTACCCCGGCCTGCCGAACCATCCCGGCAGAGCCATTCACGAGGCCCAGGCTTCGGGCCCCGGGGCCATGCTCGCTTTTAAAACCCAAACTGAGGAACAGGCCTTGGCTTTCTATAAACGGGTCCGCTTGGCTGCCGCAGCGCCCAGCCTTGGCGGCGTGGAGACCATTGCCTCCCGCCCGGTGACCATGAGCCATGTTGCCATGTCCGCAGAAAAGCGGGAACGCCTGGGAGTTACCAGTACGCTTATACGCATCGCCTTCGGACTGGAGGATCCGGAGGATCTAATCGGGGATTTTGATCAGGCATTAAGAGAAGAATAA
- a CDS encoding CarD family transcriptional regulator gives MSKSKNFQVDQKVVYPSQGVGIVRSIEEKPFKENKVLYYVIYLEVSDMTIMVPMNNAETLGIRPIVAKDEALKALELLSEAYEPIPSDWKLRYQMNLDLLKKGSIMDIATIVRSLYHRQKIKELPILERKLYDSAQKLLLDEVSYSLRKPKEEVENLIQARLEAE, from the coding sequence ATGAGCAAATCCAAAAATTTTCAGGTGGATCAAAAGGTAGTGTACCCCAGCCAGGGCGTGGGGATTGTAAGATCTATCGAAGAAAAACCCTTTAAAGAGAACAAAGTCCTTTACTATGTGATCTATTTGGAAGTATCCGACATGACCATCATGGTTCCCATGAACAACGCCGAAACATTGGGAATCAGGCCAATAGTAGCAAAAGACGAAGCCCTTAAAGCCCTGGAACTCCTTAGCGAAGCCTACGAACCCATACCTTCGGACTGGAAGCTTAGGTACCAGATGAACCTTGACCTCCTTAAAAAGGGGAGCATCATGGACATAGCCACCATCGTGCGCTCCCTCTATCACCGCCAAAAAATAAAGGAGCTCCCTATATTGGAGCGCAAGCTCTACGATTCGGCACAGAAGCTATTGTTGGATGAGGTGTCCTACTCCCTCCGCAAACCCAAGGAAGAAGTGGAGAACCTGATCCAGGCCCGCCTCGAAGCCGAGTAA
- a CDS encoding MetQ/NlpA family ABC transporter substrate-binding protein: MFAKKKIAIGLILWFSITVSFGSFSVFASGKKEAAAERVVKIGIVGDAADQWKPVIAKLAAEGIKIELVEFTEYVQPNRALQDGEIDLNSFQHYAYLNNEIKTKGYSLTAIGETLLAPLGLYSQKIKSVGEIKAGDKIALPNDVVNGGRSFRVLEKAGLIKIPESAGPTPSKLDITENPLNLEFVEVEAAQTPRVLPDVTAAFINGGHAVNAGLNPERDSIALEKQDGGGQNPYINVIAARTDRKDDPVFKRIVNEYRTDAVKEVLQTVYKGAFTPAW; encoded by the coding sequence ATGTTCGCAAAAAAGAAGATCGCAATCGGCTTGATACTTTGGTTTTCAATTACCGTATCATTTGGATCATTTAGCGTATTCGCCAGCGGGAAAAAAGAAGCAGCCGCTGAAAGGGTGGTGAAGATCGGCATCGTCGGGGATGCGGCAGATCAGTGGAAACCTGTTATCGCCAAACTTGCCGCTGAGGGTATTAAAATCGAGTTGGTGGAATTTACTGAATATGTCCAGCCAAACCGGGCTCTCCAGGACGGTGAAATCGATCTCAATTCGTTTCAGCATTACGCATACCTGAACAACGAGATCAAAACCAAGGGCTACTCCTTGACTGCCATCGGAGAAACCTTGCTGGCGCCCTTGGGCCTGTATTCCCAGAAGATCAAGTCTGTCGGCGAAATCAAGGCAGGGGACAAAATAGCCCTTCCCAATGACGTGGTAAACGGCGGCCGCAGCTTCCGGGTTCTCGAAAAAGCAGGGCTCATAAAAATTCCCGAATCCGCAGGACCTACGCCCAGCAAACTTGATATAACGGAAAATCCCCTTAACCTGGAGTTTGTTGAAGTTGAAGCAGCCCAGACCCCGCGGGTACTACCGGATGTGACCGCAGCGTTTATCAACGGCGGCCATGCGGTAAACGCAGGGCTGAACCCCGAGCGGGATTCCATCGCCCTGGAGAAGCAGGACGGAGGCGGTCAGAACCCCTATATCAACGTGATCGCCGCCAGGACAGACAGGAAAGACGATCCTGTGTTTAAGCGCATTGTCAATGAATACCGTACCGATGCGGTCAAAGAAGTACTCCAGACCGTATATAAGGGTGCGTTTACTCCGGCATGGTAA
- a CDS encoding amidohydrolase: protein MEDLQNQLENYFKWFHRHPELSNQEYGTTKKIKETLESLGIEVLKTDLKTGLVALIRGKTEGPITALRADIDALPVQEASGVEWASENVGVSHACGHDFHTTALIGAASLLRENPPERGSVLILFQPAEEGGDGALQVLEAGVLDGVSRIYGLHVDPSLERGSVGIRAGAAWAAVGRFLIRLIGKGGHAAKPHLCADPIVAVAAIINSAQTIVSRFTDPFDNRVVSFTRCQAGSTWNVIPPEAVLEGTIRAMTNDALEKAMNRLDEICKGTALAYHVEPDFSWVCNTAAVNNDPALSEKAAVLARNLGFAVKEPLPTMGGEDFAFYQQRIPGFFFNFGTGGGTAEKFLHSPFFAADPLGLSRAAALLAALAVSESTTSP, encoded by the coding sequence ATGGAAGATTTACAGAATCAGCTGGAAAATTATTTTAAATGGTTTCACCGGCATCCGGAACTTAGCAACCAGGAATATGGTACTACCAAGAAAATAAAAGAAACTCTCGAAAGCCTGGGTATTGAGGTTCTGAAAACGGATCTTAAAACGGGGCTTGTGGCGTTAATCAGGGGCAAAACCGAAGGGCCCATAACTGCCCTCAGGGCGGATATCGACGCTTTGCCGGTGCAGGAAGCGTCGGGCGTTGAATGGGCATCGGAGAATGTGGGCGTCTCCCACGCGTGCGGACACGACTTCCATACCACAGCCCTGATAGGCGCAGCCTCGCTGCTGCGGGAAAATCCTCCAGAAAGGGGAAGTGTTCTGATCCTGTTCCAGCCTGCTGAAGAAGGCGGCGACGGGGCCTTGCAGGTTCTGGAAGCCGGTGTTCTGGATGGGGTTTCCCGGATCTACGGTCTCCATGTGGACCCCTCCCTGGAAAGAGGCTCAGTCGGAATCAGGGCCGGAGCGGCTTGGGCTGCAGTCGGTCGCTTCCTCATAAGGCTGATCGGCAAGGGGGGGCACGCCGCAAAACCACATCTCTGCGCTGACCCCATTGTGGCAGTAGCTGCCATCATAAATTCTGCCCAGACCATAGTGAGCCGTTTTACCGATCCTTTTGATAACAGGGTCGTGAGTTTTACCCGCTGCCAGGCCGGTTCCACCTGGAACGTTATCCCCCCGGAAGCGGTTCTGGAAGGTACTATCCGGGCCATGACGAACGATGCCCTTGAAAAGGCCATGAACCGCCTGGATGAGATCTGCAAGGGGACAGCCTTGGCATACCATGTTGAGCCGGATTTTTCCTGGGTTTGCAATACCGCAGCGGTAAATAATGACCCAGCCTTGAGCGAAAAAGCTGCTGTTTTGGCCCGTAACCTGGGTTTTGCGGTGAAGGAACCGCTTCCGACCATGGGGGGTGAGGACTTTGCTTTTTACCAACAACGCATCCCCGGCTTTTTTTTCAATTTTGGCACAGGAGGCGGCACGGCTGAAAAATTCCTGCACAGTCCTTTCTTCGCCGCCGATCCCTTGGGTTTGTCCCGGGCAGCAGCCCTGCTCGCCGCCCTGGCAGTATCAGAATCAACAACCTCGCCGTAG
- a CDS encoding peptide ABC transporter substrate-binding protein: MKKLFSPFWIALGLIAIIGSGCGSKPAIIEDTPPEIAQEALPPDQSSPDESPSRLGPDYAETRPRPSARDELAAVFSKSEVELDFRKSYLASEAQLYTALYEGLFTYHPFTMEPVPGAAARYALSEDKKVWTFTIRDTAKYWNGDPVKAGDFKAAWISLLDPGEDSPYSSLFDIIKGAKEYRLGQVGADQVGINAKDDKTLIVTLNDPAAFFPSMLCHHSFSPIHPSMMRESAWASHKPVSNGPFYIEEFDEDHILFLKNKNYWAADQVALNKINIRYTDDGDEAAALWNSGESRWITGDVNIDALTDRSGIQVNAMFATHYYYIRASKKPWDDSKVRRALSISLPWEELREGHYLPAKTLIYPIPGYPEIEGLANTNIEEAQKLLEEAGYAKGVGLPELVIRITPSPEAARIAGLMASTWMEKLGVPAKIDVVPYSRYFQSLKQDDYEVGSTTWIGDFADPYTFLQMWRRDSNLNDAKYSDTDYENLLDKSMTEDGSARWGTLAEAEKLLLSRGAVLPISYSPAINIVDTDIIDGWYPNVLDIHPFKYLSFKALKPLPGVAMAR, from the coding sequence ATGAAAAAGTTATTTTCCCCCTTTTGGATAGCCTTAGGGCTTATTGCTATAATAGGAAGCGGATGCGGATCGAAGCCCGCAATTATTGAAGACACGCCGCCTGAAATTGCCCAGGAGGCCCTTCCCCCGGATCAAAGCAGCCCCGATGAAAGCCCGTCCAGGCTTGGGCCCGATTATGCCGAGACAAGGCCCCGCCCTTCCGCGAGGGACGAACTTGCCGCAGTGTTCTCCAAAAGCGAAGTGGAACTGGATTTCCGCAAATCATACCTCGCAAGCGAGGCCCAATTATACACCGCCCTCTACGAAGGACTTTTTACCTATCATCCTTTTACCATGGAGCCCGTGCCCGGAGCCGCTGCCAGGTACGCTCTTTCAGAGGACAAAAAAGTCTGGACTTTTACCATCAGGGATACTGCGAAATACTGGAACGGCGATCCTGTAAAGGCAGGGGATTTTAAAGCCGCCTGGATTTCGCTTTTGGATCCGGGAGAGGATTCCCCCTATTCTTCCCTCTTCGATATAATCAAAGGGGCAAAGGAATACCGCCTTGGCCAGGTTGGTGCGGATCAGGTGGGCATTAACGCCAAAGATGACAAAACACTGATAGTAACCCTCAACGATCCCGCAGCCTTTTTCCCCAGCATGCTCTGCCATCATTCCTTCAGCCCCATCCATCCTTCAATGATGCGCGAAAGCGCCTGGGCAAGCCACAAGCCTGTATCCAACGGCCCTTTCTATATAGAAGAATTTGACGAGGACCACATACTGTTCCTCAAAAACAAAAACTACTGGGCCGCCGACCAGGTAGCGCTGAACAAAATCAACATCAGGTATACCGACGATGGCGACGAAGCAGCAGCCCTCTGGAATTCAGGCGAAAGCCGCTGGATCACCGGGGATGTGAACATCGACGCCCTGACCGACCGGAGCGGCATCCAGGTAAACGCCATGTTTGCCACCCACTATTACTACATACGCGCTTCCAAAAAACCCTGGGACGATAGCAAGGTGCGCCGGGCTCTGTCTATTTCCCTCCCCTGGGAAGAACTGCGGGAAGGCCACTACCTCCCCGCCAAGACCCTGATATACCCCATACCGGGCTATCCTGAAATCGAGGGCCTTGCAAACACCAATATAGAAGAAGCCCAAAAACTCCTTGAAGAGGCAGGCTACGCAAAAGGCGTGGGCCTGCCGGAGCTGGTGATACGCATCACCCCCTCCCCGGAAGCAGCCCGCATAGCGGGCCTTATGGCAAGCACCTGGATGGAAAAGCTCGGAGTACCCGCAAAGATAGATGTAGTCCCTTATAGCCGCTACTTCCAGTCCCTCAAGCAGGATGACTACGAAGTGGGCTCCACCACCTGGATAGGCGACTTTGCAGATCCCTATACCTTCCTCCAAATGTGGCGCAGGGATTCCAACCTCAACGACGCCAAATACAGCGACACAGACTACGAGAACCTGCTGGACAAGTCCATGACCGAAGACGGTTCAGCCCGCTGGGGCACCCTGGCCGAGGCCGAGAAGCTGCTCCTTTCCAGGGGCGCAGTGCTTCCCATATCCTATAGCCCGGCCATCAATATAGTGGACACCGACATCATTGACGGCTGGTACCCAAATGTGCTGGACATACACCCCTTTAAGTACCTTTCGTTCAAGGCCCTGAAGCCTCTGCCCGGGGTTGCCATGGCCCGGTAA
- a CDS encoding IspD/TarI family cytidylyltransferase produces MAPSIAAIIMSAGSSTRMGGVKKEYQALGPSCLDDKGKPLTVLGSAIQAFSACPRIGPIVVAIPPGESSEKAAKASLPSSLLDRLLAENRIHFVPGGVTRRASVHKALSFLESLHPQYVLIHDGARPWISGSLIEQIIDAAIQYKAVVPALPIVETPKELEAAGLNEAAFIKRHLRRSTIVAAQTPQAFAFPAILRAHEKAAERGAREDFDYTDDAEVWAEFEGKVVAITGEPENRKITFPGDIQNSR; encoded by the coding sequence ATGGCCCCCTCCATTGCCGCTATAATTATGTCGGCTGGTTCATCCACCCGAATGGGGGGAGTCAAAAAAGAATACCAGGCCCTGGGTCCTTCCTGTCTTGACGACAAAGGCAAGCCCCTGACCGTCCTCGGCAGTGCCATTCAAGCCTTTTCAGCCTGTCCCCGCATAGGCCCCATAGTCGTCGCCATCCCGCCAGGCGAGTCGTCAGAAAAGGCAGCCAAGGCGAGCCTGCCTTCGTCCCTCCTGGACAGGCTCCTTGCCGAAAACCGCATCCATTTCGTCCCCGGAGGAGTGACCCGCCGGGCATCAGTGCACAAAGCCCTTAGCTTCCTCGAGAGCCTGCACCCCCAATACGTGCTCATCCACGACGGCGCAAGGCCCTGGATTTCCGGCAGCCTTATCGAGCAGATCATCGATGCGGCAATCCAATACAAGGCGGTTGTTCCGGCGCTGCCCATAGTGGAAACCCCCAAGGAATTGGAGGCGGCAGGGTTGAATGAGGCGGCTTTTATCAAACGCCATTTGCGGCGTTCCACTATTGTTGCAGCCCAGACGCCCCAGGCTTTCGCATTCCCCGCAATACTGCGGGCCCACGAAAAAGCCGCTGAGCGCGGAGCCCGCGAGGACTTCGACTATACCGACGATGCCGAAGTCTGGGCAGAATTCGAAGGGAAGGTGGTGGCGATAACCGGAGAACCGGAGAACCGGAAGATAACGTTTCCGGGGGATATTCAAAATAGTAGGTGA
- a CDS encoding methionine ABC transporter permease produces the protein MDDFILKIIPNVIGKRAELLKSLIQTMQMLAITGSISFCIGIVLAFVIVVTRKGDILENIFIWTILDKVINFFRSIPFIILIALIIPVTRALVGTAIGVRGAIVPLVFGTIPFFIRQMENALSEIDRGAIEAALSMGTSPVGIIFRVYLKESVPGIIRGVTITLISMIGLIAMAGAVGGGGLGDFAIRYGYNRYQTDITIVTVLILIAIVTVIQTLGNIISKKMVH, from the coding sequence ATGGATGATTTTATATTGAAAATAATTCCGAACGTCATCGGAAAACGGGCGGAGCTTCTTAAATCCCTGATCCAGACCATGCAGATGCTGGCCATTACCGGATCCATTTCATTTTGTATAGGCATAGTCCTGGCTTTTGTGATCGTCGTTACCCGGAAAGGCGACATTCTCGAAAATATCTTTATCTGGACCATACTGGACAAGGTGATAAACTTCTTCCGTTCTATCCCGTTTATAATCCTTATCGCCCTCATCATTCCCGTAACCAGGGCCCTGGTCGGTACGGCTATCGGCGTTAGGGGCGCCATAGTGCCTCTGGTGTTCGGCACAATTCCGTTCTTTATCCGGCAGATGGAAAACGCCCTTTCCGAAATCGACCGGGGCGCTATAGAAGCCGCCCTGTCCATGGGCACAAGCCCTGTGGGCATCATCTTCCGGGTATATCTAAAAGAAAGCGTCCCGGGGATCATTCGGGGTGTTACCATAACCCTCATCAGCATGATCGGCCTCATTGCAATGGCCGGAGCAGTGGGCGGCGGCGGCCTCGGGGATTTTGCCATCCGCTATGGCTACAACCGCTACCAGACGGACATCACCATTGTCACCGTTCTTATATTGATTGCAATTGTCACCGTCATACAAACCCTGGGGAATATAATCAGCAAAAAAATGGTCCACTAG
- a CDS encoding methionine ABC transporter ATP-binding protein, which produces MIELKNVSRTFGKNTNTEVRAVKNASFTVADGEIFGVIGYSGAGKSTLVRCINLLERPDAGEVWVSGRNLMNLDQRDLRHARKKIGIIFQLFNLFSSRTVAENIGYSLKYTGMSKEDIEKRVDELLDLVGIMDKKNVYPSQLSGGQKQRVGIARALASKPEVLLCDEATSALDPQTTQSILALLRDLNRQLGLTIVIITHEMNVVKSICTSAVVMDSGEIVERGSVFELFSNPQLPITRDFIATTSTLGKVYDLVRTNSPVVRLKDGQILAKFSYVGKNTVKALISTASIRFGLEINIIFADLDIIQDTPIGALVNIIDGDAEAIKNAFAWFREQGVKIEEISHG; this is translated from the coding sequence ATGATCGAGCTTAAAAACGTCAGCCGCACCTTCGGTAAAAACACCAATACCGAAGTACGGGCTGTCAAGAACGCCTCCTTCACCGTGGCGGACGGTGAAATTTTCGGTGTAATCGGTTATTCCGGCGCCGGCAAGAGCACCCTGGTGCGCTGTATCAACCTTCTGGAACGGCCCGATGCAGGAGAAGTTTGGGTTTCAGGCCGCAATTTGATGAACCTGGATCAGCGCGATCTGCGCCATGCCCGCAAAAAGATAGGCATAATATTCCAGCTCTTTAACCTGTTCTCTTCCCGGACTGTGGCGGAAAATATCGGGTATTCTCTTAAATATACGGGAATGTCAAAAGAGGATATTGAAAAGCGTGTTGACGAACTCCTTGACCTTGTAGGGATAATGGACAAAAAAAATGTATATCCTTCCCAGCTTTCAGGTGGACAGAAGCAGCGGGTCGGTATCGCCCGGGCCCTGGCTTCAAAACCCGAGGTACTTCTCTGCGACGAGGCTACCAGTGCCCTGGATCCCCAGACAACCCAGTCCATCCTTGCCCTGCTTCGGGATTTGAACCGGCAGCTGGGGCTCACCATTGTCATTATCACCCACGAGATGAATGTGGTAAAATCCATCTGTACTTCTGCAGTAGTTATGGATTCCGGGGAGATTGTAGAACGGGGATCAGTTTTTGAGCTTTTTTCAAACCCCCAGCTGCCCATTACCCGGGATTTTATCGCCACCACTTCTACTCTGGGTAAGGTGTACGATCTGGTACGCACAAACTCTCCGGTGGTCCGCTTAAAAGACGGCCAGATCCTGGCCAAGTTCAGCTATGTGGGAAAGAACACGGTAAAGGCCCTTATTTCCACGGCTTCAATCAGGTTTGGCCTGGAGATCAACATAATCTTTGCGGATCTGGACATTATCCAGGACACGCCCATCGGCGCCCTTGTCAATATTATAGACGGCGATGCAGAAGCCATTAAAAACGCTTTTGCCTGGTTCCGGGAACAAGGTGTCAAAATCGAGGAGATTTCCCATGGATGA
- the glpK gene encoding glycerol kinase GlpK: MGKYILALDQGTTSSRAILFDRDQNIAGVEQKEFVQIYPREGWVEHDPMEIYSSQYAVMMELLTRKDVSPKDIAAIGITNQRETTIVWDKKTGRPIYNAIVWQCRRTSDIVDALVKDGLGDHIKNTTGLVADAYFSGTKIKWILDHVEGSRERARKGELLFGTVDTWLVWKFTNGAVHATDYTNASRTMLYDIRKLGWDDKLLKALDIPREMLPEVYPSGRVFGTANIQGEEIPIAGIAGDQQAALFGQCCFEKGEAKNTYGTGCFLLMNTGDIPYESENGLLTTIAASLDTRVQYVLEGSVFVGGAVIQWLRDEMRFITESADSEYYANKVPDTGGVYLVPAFTGLGAPYWDMYARGCIMGLTRGTKRYHIIRAAEESIAYQSLDLVRAMEKDTGTQLTELKVDGGASRDAFLMQFQADIMGGEIKRPVVRETTALGAACLAGIATGFWKDKDEVRAKWRCDVAFAPKMEKARQEELLEGWHKAVGRSRGWAN, from the coding sequence ATGGGAAAATACATTTTGGCTCTTGATCAGGGAACCACCAGTTCCCGGGCCATACTCTTTGACCGGGATCAGAACATCGCCGGCGTGGAGCAGAAGGAATTTGTTCAGATTTATCCCCGCGAGGGCTGGGTGGAGCATGATCCCATGGAGATCTATTCGTCCCAGTACGCGGTGATGATGGAACTCCTTACGAGGAAAGATGTTTCTCCCAAGGACATAGCTGCCATAGGCATCACCAACCAGAGGGAAACTACCATCGTCTGGGATAAAAAAACAGGCAGGCCCATTTACAATGCCATCGTATGGCAATGCCGCCGTACCTCCGATATTGTAGACGCCCTCGTAAAAGACGGCCTCGGGGATCATATCAAAAATACCACGGGCCTCGTGGCTGACGCGTATTTTTCGGGAACCAAGATCAAATGGATACTCGATCATGTGGAAGGCTCCCGGGAGAGGGCAAGGAAGGGGGAGCTGCTCTTCGGCACTGTGGATACCTGGCTTGTCTGGAAATTTACCAATGGCGCGGTACACGCCACGGACTACACCAACGCCAGCCGTACCATGCTCTACGACATACGCAAGCTCGGCTGGGACGACAAACTCCTCAAGGCCCTGGACATACCCAGGGAGATGCTGCCGGAGGTTTATCCTTCAGGCAGGGTTTTCGGCACAGCAAATATCCAGGGCGAAGAAATCCCCATAGCAGGGATTGCTGGGGATCAGCAGGCGGCCCTTTTCGGCCAATGCTGTTTTGAAAAAGGGGAAGCCAAGAACACTTACGGTACAGGATGCTTCCTCCTCATGAACACCGGGGACATACCCTACGAAAGCGAAAACGGGCTTCTTACCACTATTGCTGCGAGCCTGGACACCAGGGTTCAGTACGTGCTCGAAGGATCTGTCTTTGTGGGAGGGGCGGTGATCCAGTGGCTCAGGGATGAGATGCGCTTCATCACCGAGAGCGCCGATTCCGAATACTATGCCAATAAAGTCCCCGACACAGGGGGCGTCTACCTGGTGCCGGCCTTCACGGGCTTGGGCGCGCCGTACTGGGACATGTACGCCCGGGGCTGCATCATGGGCCTCACCAGGGGAACCAAACGCTACCACATCATCAGGGCAGCCGAAGAATCCATTGCCTACCAGAGCCTCGATCTGGTACGGGCCATGGAGAAAGACACAGGAACGCAATTAACCGAATTGAAAGTTGACGGCGGCGCCAGCAGGGACGCCTTCCTCATGCAGTTCCAGGCGGATATCATGGGCGGAGAAATCAAACGCCCTGTTGTCCGGGAAACCACCGCCCTGGGCGCAGCCTGCCTTGCGGGCATTGCGACAGGCTTTTGGAAGGACAAGGATGAAGTGCGCGCCAAATGGCGCTGCGATGTTGCCTTTGCCCCAAAAATGGAAAAAGCCCGGCAAGAGGAACTGCTCGAAGGCTGGCACAAAGCCGTAGGCCGCAGCAGGGGCTGGGCGAACTAG
- the msrB gene encoding peptide-methionine (R)-S-oxide reductase MsrB, with protein sequence MKKEIYLAGGCFWGTEKFLSLISGVSATSVGYANGRTVNPAYKDVKSQESGYAETVRVEYDDEKLGLKELLALFFEAIDPTSLNRQGHDAGIQYRTGIYYTEEADKGIVEESISDLKKKYTPLGKPVVVETKKLENFYPAEEYHQKYLDKNPGGYCHIDSYLFKKAADYRPKEASRSGGISGAEKQERLKKLLPLQYDVTQNAATEAPFTGEYDNFFEEGIYADVVSGEPLFSSKDKYNSGCGWPAFSRPINESQITEKADSSLGRKRTEVRSLNGDSHLGHVFNDGPAELGGLRYCINSAALRFIPVQNLAAEGYGEYLKLFRDKGADS encoded by the coding sequence ATGAAAAAAGAAATTTACCTTGCCGGCGGCTGCTTTTGGGGAACAGAGAAATTTCTTTCCCTTATCAGCGGGGTGTCAGCCACATCAGTGGGTTATGCCAATGGGCGGACTGTCAACCCCGCGTATAAAGATGTAAAGTCCCAGGAATCCGGCTATGCCGAAACAGTGCGGGTTGAATATGATGATGAAAAGTTGGGCCTTAAAGAACTGCTGGCGCTCTTTTTTGAGGCCATCGACCCTACTTCCCTTAACCGTCAGGGCCATGATGCGGGTATTCAATACCGGACAGGCATCTATTATACCGAAGAGGCCGACAAAGGGATTGTTGAAGAGTCCATCTCGGACTTGAAAAAGAAATACACTCCCCTGGGAAAGCCCGTGGTCGTCGAAACGAAGAAACTTGAAAATTTTTACCCCGCCGAAGAATATCACCAAAAATATCTCGATAAAAATCCCGGCGGGTATTGTCACATTGATTCGTATCTTTTCAAAAAGGCGGCGGACTATAGGCCCAAAGAAGCTTCCCGGAGTGGCGGGATTTCCGGCGCTGAAAAGCAGGAGCGGCTTAAAAAATTGCTGCCCCTCCAATACGATGTTACCCAGAACGCCGCAACTGAAGCGCCTTTTACCGGAGAATACGATAATTTTTTTGAAGAAGGCATCTATGCTGATGTGGTAAGCGGGGAGCCGCTTTTTTCATCAAAGGACAAATACAATTCAGGTTGCGGCTGGCCGGCTTTTTCCCGGCCTATAAATGAAAGCCAAATCACTGAAAAAGCAGACAGCTCTCTGGGCAGAAAGCGTACCGAAGTCAGAAGCCTAAATGGGGACAGCCACCTGGGCCATGTGTTTAATGACGGCCCCGCTGAACTCGGAGGGCTCCGCTACTGTATCAATTCGGCTGCGCTGCGTTTTATCCCGGTTCAAAATCTCGCCGCCGAAGGCTACGGCGAATACCTCAAACTGTTCCGGGACAAAGGCGCGGATTCATGA